From the bacterium genome, one window contains:
- a CDS encoding VCBS repeat-containing protein, translated as MSRLIVAIVVSLCSAAASVRADTGSSLGDRGGEGSTAFTGLAQAPEANLFTGSLTTGIALEVPPGRGGMTPQLQLQYSSGGGAGAFGHGWDVPLGRIERSTTWGTPRCSGAHTDEFVLVLPSGAAELVRESPGSAYFRPKVEEAWVRAELQAADNSWRVVDRSGRTYTFGDVDSARVATSTPATLLGQTGTRCDFTAVWALTRIEDANGNRIDLTWSKVFNTLYPATVRWGANAAAAVPHLYVVRFLPEWRPPLDRMVSYRLGVEARQVWRIYEIDVEVEAPSPGAAVRQYTLHYADDNGGYQSLLAAVGATGRPTQHFVYTPGTGGHQATTTAVTRPPGAYDRLRVANDSLEVSQSVLDMNGDGILDLVRSDTGPANQWSVYRGVVSGGGFGFENTPIAWQAPGNWTHLRNVAVSGSAACPVGWACTQADTLDLTGDGIPDHVDASNPTTWVVNPGRGAPQWGFGPAVNWPAPNLRYVRRSKAGDTYQDLVDMNGDGLPDLVSSGSPGQSEPFNWAVYLNTGAGFATTPLPAWPAPVGTISDHVPNGTGQALLDFNGDGLPDVVRSGYPGAGAWTDPRCQLSDTAHASCLEVYLNTGQGFASMQPPIPVPPGFGVQEIGENGNVVQDLFDVNGDGLPDWIYRRYNAVTSTFDPEWRVLLNVGGTLEAVTYAPQTFLPPPYTEAIPGRVWPGGGGYFRRTHEADTFVDMVDLNGDGLLDHVSTGAAGWAVRLHAAAQRPNLLAVMENGLGGTNTIVYRPSTAYDNTGGDGVPDLPFVHWVVERTRQSDGLCAPPAGADPFSPLANPCIDAGHELVTSFQYQDGRYDPVEREFRGFRRVVRATSEGSAAAASLAVTHFAQDALVKGRILQVDTYAGGDVLVRRDLNSWLTRSAGTGRSQIWLSRSERATFDLTAAVPLYRATLTDPPDSYGNVTHHYSIGLFGADRVDTFTTYATPQSGSQVRDKPSQVKVTDPGGVLEEKWYYYDSAPDGLPSGSVTAGNLVRIRARLSPTVANGPQTHLAYDAAGNVRSTTDDNGHVTTTAYDAYLLFPRTVTNPLGHVTTTTVDYRWGQPLRIVDPNGAETAFAYDTAGRLICAARPGDSLAQCSTQTTYHFASVPGQMSWIETAVRQDAPHPPLRTRHHFDALGRARYTDASRVVEGLPTTVRSNHVEYDAAGRVARVHDPYLASAAAPDNGTTIYDYHLNGGPRVDPLGRLHALTGSDGAQRRTDYAGARMTSWDEENQRTESDLDSAGRTAERRSYDGSTLVARVRQTYDGLGRVLALTQNDVTLRTFTYDSLGRTTLVANADSGLWRYAYDGVGNLRWQDDPRPGQHIETCYDALDRPTRVCPIANDATQLQACTATCASPDAVTYTYDLASVPAGTGRLARVVDGSGSTDLLAYDERGRRLDVRRTIVVDGIARAARFHYQYDANDRVKGMVYPDNEVVYTEYDDGGQAIALYNAGGTFYVTDARYDLLGRPTLIQHANGVADTRTYGTAAQRHRLRALRSSGPGGALLDLRYTQYSPRGLLQAVSDLRDPSGVLSNSAVFAYDGLGRLTNADYAHDPADRSFAYDGLGNLTRNGDRLLRFDNPARPHQMTSVGVGAASTAIGHDANGNRLGKSGQGYVYDAFDRLTRIDVGANAARFLYDHAGRKAATIREGSPAYVTRFYDQLLEVGAGFATKWYALGAIRVASQVTSYTAWETAALDHGPIYVATSGLAAPRLLLVLGREAQWAAVAVLLIATTALWLVPGGRRRPVAGIVVRRGPAIGLALLCAVGTLPWPLAVAPPPALAGGGGTGTTIYHYHLDHLGSTQVVTNASGGLLQQIRYHPYGGLRGRWTASGASVGPATDTSREFTGFHTDTLSGLEYAGARFYDPELGSFLTHDARGQFASPYSYGGGDPVNWTDPDGHFFLELLGVILASAFASAAINTVIAAAQGLPLNAIGKAAVGGAIAGAVGAGIGVVAAAGAIGAGALAGTLSVSMDAAQQQLVSVAVRSAFSTTFANTAGQSAAAAGAPGPLVTAISIVVGYAASYGFDQAWGDKFGGAITRDGGGQTGSGTCSNTTDHTNITAMAAEDAGFSKAEAGWITEGNLMRDRNLWNNQDHFDFLARDTAGQLKGEATSVNWSAPDGREAFLRTVGGATHHIQDPYALGHTLPGTSALRGPVAAPLRFLIHNAVGGEISFRQASYDATLRYLREVRGTLPGIS; from the coding sequence ATGTCGCGCCTCATCGTCGCCATCGTCGTCAGCCTCTGCAGCGCCGCCGCCTCGGTCCGCGCCGACACCGGGTCCTCGCTCGGCGACCGCGGTGGCGAGGGCTCCACCGCCTTCACCGGCCTGGCGCAGGCCCCGGAGGCGAACCTGTTCACCGGCTCGCTCACCACCGGCATCGCCCTGGAGGTGCCGCCGGGCCGCGGCGGCATGACGCCGCAGCTCCAGCTCCAGTATTCGAGCGGCGGCGGCGCCGGGGCGTTCGGCCACGGCTGGGACGTGCCGCTCGGCCGCATCGAGCGCAGCACGACCTGGGGGACGCCGCGCTGCAGCGGCGCGCATACCGACGAGTTCGTGCTCGTGCTGCCGTCCGGCGCCGCCGAGCTGGTGCGCGAGTCGCCCGGCAGCGCCTACTTCCGCCCCAAGGTGGAGGAGGCCTGGGTGCGCGCCGAGCTGCAGGCCGCCGACAACAGTTGGCGGGTCGTCGACCGCAGCGGACGCACCTACACCTTCGGCGACGTCGATTCGGCGCGCGTCGCCACCAGCACGCCGGCGACCCTCCTGGGTCAGACCGGAACGCGCTGCGATTTCACGGCGGTGTGGGCCCTGACCCGCATCGAGGATGCGAACGGCAATCGCATCGATCTCACCTGGAGCAAGGTGTTCAACACGCTGTATCCGGCGACGGTGCGCTGGGGCGCCAACGCCGCCGCCGCCGTGCCGCACCTGTACGTGGTGCGCTTCCTGCCCGAATGGCGGCCGCCGCTGGATCGCATGGTCAGCTACCGGCTCGGCGTCGAGGCGCGCCAGGTGTGGCGCATCTACGAGATCGACGTCGAGGTCGAGGCGCCGTCGCCGGGCGCGGCGGTGCGCCAGTACACGCTGCACTACGCCGACGACAACGGCGGCTATCAGTCGCTGCTGGCGGCGGTCGGGGCCACCGGCCGCCCGACGCAGCACTTCGTGTACACGCCGGGGACCGGCGGTCACCAGGCGACGACGACCGCGGTCACCCGGCCGCCCGGCGCCTACGATCGCCTGCGCGTCGCCAACGACAGCCTCGAGGTCTCGCAGAGCGTCCTCGACATGAACGGCGACGGCATCCTCGACCTGGTGCGCAGCGACACCGGGCCGGCGAACCAGTGGTCGGTCTATCGCGGCGTCGTCTCCGGCGGCGGATTCGGATTCGAGAACACGCCGATCGCCTGGCAGGCGCCGGGCAACTGGACGCACCTGCGCAACGTCGCGGTCAGCGGCTCCGCCGCCTGCCCGGTCGGTTGGGCGTGCACCCAGGCGGACACGCTCGATCTCACCGGCGATGGCATCCCGGATCACGTCGACGCCTCGAACCCGACGACCTGGGTGGTCAACCCGGGCCGCGGCGCGCCGCAGTGGGGATTCGGCCCGGCGGTCAACTGGCCGGCGCCGAATCTGCGCTACGTGCGTCGCAGCAAGGCCGGCGACACCTACCAGGACCTGGTCGACATGAACGGCGACGGCCTGCCGGATCTGGTGAGCAGTGGCAGCCCCGGGCAGAGCGAGCCGTTCAACTGGGCGGTGTATCTCAACACCGGTGCCGGCTTCGCGACGACGCCGCTGCCGGCCTGGCCGGCGCCGGTGGGCACGATCAGCGACCACGTGCCCAACGGCACCGGGCAGGCGCTGCTCGACTTCAACGGCGACGGTCTACCCGACGTCGTGCGCAGCGGCTATCCCGGCGCCGGCGCCTGGACCGATCCGCGCTGTCAGCTCTCGGACACCGCCCACGCGTCGTGCCTCGAGGTCTACCTCAACACCGGCCAGGGCTTCGCGTCGATGCAGCCGCCGATCCCGGTCCCGCCGGGCTTCGGGGTGCAGGAGATCGGCGAGAACGGCAACGTCGTGCAGGACCTGTTCGACGTCAACGGCGACGGGCTGCCCGACTGGATCTATCGCCGCTACAACGCCGTGACGTCGACGTTCGATCCGGAGTGGCGCGTCCTGCTGAACGTCGGCGGCACGCTCGAGGCGGTGACCTACGCCCCACAGACGTTTCTGCCGCCGCCCTATACCGAGGCCATCCCGGGGCGCGTGTGGCCCGGCGGCGGAGGCTATTTCCGGCGCACGCACGAGGCGGACACCTTCGTCGACATGGTGGACCTGAACGGCGACGGGCTGCTCGACCACGTGTCGACCGGCGCCGCCGGGTGGGCCGTGCGGCTGCACGCCGCCGCGCAACGACCGAACCTGCTGGCGGTGATGGAGAACGGGCTCGGGGGGACGAACACCATCGTCTATCGGCCGTCGACGGCCTACGACAATACCGGCGGCGACGGCGTGCCGGACCTGCCCTTCGTGCACTGGGTCGTCGAGCGGACCCGCCAGAGCGACGGCCTGTGCGCGCCGCCCGCCGGCGCCGATCCCTTTTCGCCGCTCGCCAATCCGTGCATCGACGCCGGGCACGAGCTGGTGACGTCGTTCCAGTACCAGGACGGCCGCTACGATCCGGTCGAGCGCGAATTCCGCGGCTTCCGCCGGGTCGTGCGCGCCACCAGCGAAGGCAGCGCGGCGGCGGCGTCGCTCGCCGTCACCCACTTCGCCCAGGACGCGCTGGTGAAGGGGCGGATCCTGCAAGTGGACACGTACGCCGGCGGCGACGTCCTGGTGCGCCGCGACCTCAATTCCTGGCTGACCCGCAGCGCCGGCACCGGCCGGTCGCAGATCTGGTTGAGTCGATCCGAGCGAGCCACCTTCGACCTCACGGCCGCCGTCCCGCTCTACCGTGCCACGCTCACCGATCCGCCCGACAGCTACGGCAACGTCACGCACCACTACAGCATCGGCCTCTTCGGCGCCGACCGCGTCGACACGTTCACCACCTACGCCACGCCGCAATCGGGCTCCCAGGTGCGCGACAAGCCATCGCAGGTGAAGGTCACCGACCCCGGGGGCGTGCTCGAGGAGAAGTGGTACTACTACGACAGCGCCCCGGACGGCCTTCCCAGCGGCAGCGTGACCGCGGGCAACCTCGTCCGCATCCGCGCCCGCCTCTCGCCCACGGTCGCCAACGGCCCGCAGACGCACCTGGCCTACGATGCCGCCGGCAACGTGCGCAGCACGACCGACGACAACGGCCACGTCACCACGACGGCCTACGACGCGTACCTGCTGTTCCCGCGCACGGTCACCAACCCGCTCGGCCACGTCACCACCACGACCGTCGACTACCGCTGGGGGCAGCCGCTGCGCATCGTCGATCCGAACGGCGCCGAGACCGCCTTCGCCTACGACACCGCCGGGCGGCTGATCTGCGCCGCGCGGCCGGGCGATTCGCTCGCCCAGTGCAGCACCCAGACCACCTACCACTTCGCGTCCGTGCCGGGGCAGATGTCGTGGATCGAGACCGCGGTGCGCCAGGACGCGCCCCATCCGCCGCTGCGCACGCGCCATCACTTCGACGCCCTCGGGCGGGCGCGCTACACCGACGCGTCGCGGGTGGTGGAGGGCCTGCCGACCACGGTGCGCAGCAACCACGTCGAGTACGACGCCGCCGGCCGCGTCGCCCGTGTCCACGACCCCTATCTCGCCAGCGCCGCGGCGCCGGACAACGGCACCACGATCTACGATTACCACCTGAACGGCGGGCCGCGGGTCGATCCGCTCGGCCGCCTGCACGCGCTGACCGGCAGCGACGGCGCGCAACGCCGCACCGACTACGCCGGCGCGCGCATGACCAGTTGGGACGAGGAGAACCAGCGCACCGAGTCCGACCTCGACAGCGCCGGCCGCACCGCCGAGCGCCGCAGCTACGACGGCAGCACCCTCGTCGCCCGGGTGCGTCAGACCTATGACGGGCTCGGGCGCGTGCTCGCCCTGACGCAGAACGACGTCACCCTGCGCACCTTCACCTACGATTCGCTGGGGCGGACGACGCTGGTGGCGAATGCCGATTCCGGCCTCTGGCGCTACGCCTACGACGGCGTCGGCAACCTGCGCTGGCAGGACGATCCGCGCCCCGGCCAGCACATCGAGACCTGCTACGACGCGCTCGATCGGCCGACCCGCGTCTGCCCGATCGCCAACGACGCGACGCAACTGCAGGCCTGCACCGCCACCTGCGCCTCGCCGGATGCCGTGACCTACACCTACGATCTCGCCTCGGTACCGGCCGGCACGGGCCGCCTGGCGCGCGTCGTCGATGGCTCCGGCAGCACCGATCTCCTCGCCTACGACGAGCGCGGGCGCCGGCTCGACGTGCGCCGCACCATCGTCGTCGACGGCATCGCGCGCGCGGCGCGCTTCCACTACCAGTACGACGCCAACGACCGGGTGAAAGGGATGGTCTACCCGGACAACGAGGTGGTGTACACCGAGTACGACGACGGCGGCCAGGCGATCGCGCTCTACAACGCCGGCGGCACGTTCTACGTCACCGACGCCCGTTACGATCTGCTCGGCCGGCCGACGCTGATCCAGCACGCGAACGGCGTCGCCGATACGCGCACCTACGGCACCGCCGCGCAGCGCCATCGCCTGCGCGCGCTGCGCAGCAGCGGGCCGGGCGGCGCGCTGCTCGACCTGCGCTACACGCAGTATTCGCCGCGCGGGCTCCTGCAGGCGGTGAGCGATCTGCGCGATCCGTCCGGCGTGCTCTCCAACAGCGCCGTCTTCGCCTACGACGGCCTCGGCCGCCTCACCAACGCAGACTACGCCCACGATCCGGCCGATCGCAGCTTCGCCTACGACGGGCTCGGCAACCTGACGCGCAACGGCGACCGCCTGCTGCGCTTCGACAACCCGGCGCGCCCGCACCAGATGACGAGCGTCGGCGTCGGCGCCGCCTCCACCGCCATCGGCCACGACGCCAACGGCAACCGCCTCGGCAAGAGCGGCCAGGGCTACGTCTACGACGCCTTCGACCGCCTGACCCGCATCGACGTCGGCGCCAACGCCGCCCGTTTCCTCTACGACCATGCCGGCCGCAAGGCGGCGACCATCCGCGAGGGGTCGCCGGCCTACGTCACCCGCTTCTACGATCAGTTGCTCGAGGTCGGCGCCGGCTTCGCGACCAAGTGGTACGCGCTCGGCGCCATCCGCGTCGCCTCCCAGGTCACGTCCTACACGGCGTGGGAGACCGCGGCGCTCGACCACGGGCCCATCTACGTCGCGACCTCCGGCCTCGCGGCCCCGCGCCTGCTGCTCGTCCTCGGTCGCGAGGCGCAGTGGGCGGCGGTGGCCGTCCTGCTGATCGCGACGACGGCGCTGTGGCTGGTGCCCGGCGGCCGGCGGCGCCCGGTGGCCGGCATCGTCGTCCGGCGCGGTCCGGCCATCGGCCTGGCGCTGCTCTGTGCCGTCGGCACGCTGCCGTGGCCGCTCGCCGTGGCGCCGCCGCCGGCGCTCGCCGGCGGCGGTGGCACCGGCACCACGATCTATCACTACCACCTCGACCACCTCGGCTCGACGCAGGTGGTGACCAATGCCAGCGGCGGGCTCCTCCAGCAGATCCGCTATCACCCGTACGGCGGCCTGCGCGGCCGCTGGACCGCCAGCGGGGCGTCGGTGGGGCCGGCGACCGATACCAGCCGCGAGTTCACCGGCTTCCACACCGACACGCTGTCCGGGCTCGAGTACGCCGGGGCGCGCTTCTACGATCCCGAGCTCGGCTCGTTCCTCACCCACGACGCGCGCGGCCAGTTCGCCAGCCCGTACAGCTATGGCGGCGGCGATCCCGTCAACTGGACCGATCCCGACGGCCACTTCTTCCTCGAGTTGCTCGGGGTCATCCTCGCCAGCGCCTTCGCATCGGCGGCCATCAACACGGTGATCGCCGCCGCGCAGGGTCTGCCGCTCAACGCCATCGGCAAGGCGGCGGTGGGCGGCGCCATCGCCGGCGCCGTCGGCGCCGGCATCGGGGTGGTCGCCGCCGCCGGCGCGATCGGCGCCGGGGCGCTCGCCGGCACGTTGTCGGTGTCGATGGACGCCGCGCAGCAGCAACTGGTGAGCGTCGCCGTCCGCTCCGCCTTCAGCACCACCTTCGCCAACACCGCCGGTCAGAGCGCCGCCGCCGCCGGCGCGCCGGGGCCGCTCGTCACCGCGATCTCGATCGTGGTGGGGTACGCCGCCTCGTACGGCTTCGACCAGGCCTGGGGAGACAAATTCGGCGGCGCCATCACCCGCGACGGCGGCGGCCAGACCGGTTCCGGCACCTGCAGCAACACCACCGACCACACCAACATCACGGCCATGGCCGCCGAGGACGCGGGCTTCAGCAAAGCCGAGGCGGGTTGGATCACCGAGGGCAACCTCATGCGCGATCGCAATCTGTGGAACAACCAGGATCACTTCGA